CCACTTTCTCACCTGTAGGCTTCCCGCTTGGAATCCGTGACAAGCTGCCAGAGGAAGTCCGCGACGACATATTGACGATCGTCGGATCCCAAGAGACAGCAGGCCAGGCGGGCAGCCGCGAAGACGAGGTCGACTTGCTTTTCCTCCGCCATGGCACGCCAGAATCCCCGCAGGGAACCCCCGGCGCATTTGAGACGCCGCTCTCACCACAAGGCCGGGGCGAAGCGCTGGCAGCCCGCACAGCGGTGCGACGATTTGCCCCTGACGTGGTTTTCTCCTCGGACTCCGCCTGCGCCTTGGAGACGGCTCGGCTTGCCTGCGATGAGCTGGAGATCATCGTCGATCCCGCCCTGCGGGAATACTCGCCCCTGGGACTCACGGGCATGCCATCTGACGAGATCCGCCACGCGTCCGGACGGCAGGCCGCAGAGACAGAATCCGGCAAAGGTGATGCAGTCGGTGTTCCGCCGGGCGATTCCTACGACGACGCCCGCAAGCGGGTGCGGTCGTTCTTCAACGGCCTGACAGAGGCTCACCGGGGAAAACGTGTGCTCATCGTGGGGCACAGCGACCAGCACGCATGGCTCATCGAGCGGGCCATCGGGACGGAACTCAAAGCTGCCCGGCTACCCCGCTGGGACACCGGCTGTTTCAGCCGGTTCACACTGTCGGCTCACCAGACAAGACTGGAGGCCATGAATACCGGGCCTGAATCGGTGGTCCGTGACTTGGATCCCGGACCACCACCTGAGAATTTCACGCAGAACTGCAGGACTGAGGCGGACTGGAAGCCTCGTCATCATCCATAGCGGCAGCTGACATGACGAGATGCCCCCAGCCTCGTCGCGAAAGCATCGGGCCGCGACTCCCTGACGCACGACCACGGAGCACGGCCATCCCCCAGAAATTCCGTCCCAACGGCCGGGCAGCTCCCAATAGCTCTAGGCCAGGACTGCCCCTGCACGTTGGTAGCCTACGAAGAGCACGTTGCGGATCTTGGAAGCGGACCTTGGAACCGTCCCCGTCGGGCAGGTAGCTCACTGGCCCTACCATGTCTAAGAGGAGCCGATAATGAACAATTACCCTTCGTCCAACATGAACCAGCCAGGCGGCCAGTCGCCCTGGGGTGCCCAGCAGGGGGGCAGCCAGTACCCCCAGCAGGGGCAGCCCTGGCAGAACGCCCCTCAGCAGGGATATCCGCAACAGCAGCCCCAGGGGTACCCGCAGCAGCAACCGGCGCCGGGCTATGGTCAATATGGCCAGCAAGGGTACGGGGGCCAAGGGCACGGCCAGCCCGGTTACGGCTCACAGAACTACGGTCAGCCCGGCTACGGGCCTCAGGGTTACGGGCAGCCACCGACGCCACCCAGCAATAAGAGCACGCAGTGGCTGATCATCGCGCTCGTCGCCGTCCTGGTGGCCACGCTGGGGGTGGGAAGCTGGTGGTTCCTGGCGCGGAACCCGTCCGGCTCTGGCTCCGCCACACCCACCCAGTCGACGTCCGCGCCCGAGAAGAGCCCGTCGAAGTCGAAGAGCCCCTCCAAGAGCCCCACCCCGTCGAAGAACCCCAGCAAGAGTCCCACCCCCACCGAGACCGAGAGTGAGACGAGTACCGCCCCGGTGATGCCCAAGAGCTTCGACGAGTACAAGGCCGTGAAAACCCCCGACAACATCAGTGGCGTCTACGACTCAAAAACCAAGAGGATCTCCGTCAGGAACTTCGTGGGAGGGAATCTGAATATCTTGAAGCTGCAGCTGACCGATCCGGTCGAGATCGACGGTCTCTCCTGTGGCATCGCCACCGACTCCAAGGAGGGCACCTCCGTCATGGTGTGCCTCGCCACGGCCTACGACGGGGTGGTCGGGATAGGCTCCACCGAGGACACACCTGCAAAGGACATGGCCGCAATCAGCAAGAAATTCATCGAGGCCTGGAAGTGACGGATCTGCGAGACTCCGCGTGCTGAGGAGGACCACCGGGCAGTGGCTGACTGACGCCGGGACCTTCGTCC
The sequence above is drawn from the Arachnia rubra genome and encodes:
- a CDS encoding histidine phosphatase family protein; protein product: MNLRHTTLALSYCDSGFLPIIDGVFMDAGFLIHQVLRFRRYGYQLIVISLVADILDLINRNLSRDPFAQMDEKRIRELHSTFSPVGFPLGIRDKLPEEVRDDILTIVGSQETAGQAGSREDEVDLLFLRHGTPESPQGTPGAFETPLSPQGRGEALAARTAVRRFAPDVVFSSDSACALETARLACDELEIIVDPALREYSPLGLTGMPSDEIRHASGRQAAETESGKGDAVGVPPGDSYDDARKRVRSFFNGLTEAHRGKRVLIVGHSDQHAWLIERAIGTELKAARLPRWDTGCFSRFTLSAHQTRLEAMNTGPESVVRDLDPGPPPENFTQNCRTEADWKPRHHP
- a CDS encoding flagellar basal body-associated FliL family protein translates to MNNYPSSNMNQPGGQSPWGAQQGGSQYPQQGQPWQNAPQQGYPQQQPQGYPQQQPAPGYGQYGQQGYGGQGHGQPGYGSQNYGQPGYGPQGYGQPPTPPSNKSTQWLIIALVAVLVATLGVGSWWFLARNPSGSGSATPTQSTSAPEKSPSKSKSPSKSPTPSKNPSKSPTPTETESETSTAPVMPKSFDEYKAVKTPDNISGVYDSKTKRISVRNFVGGNLNILKLQLTDPVEIDGLSCGIATDSKEGTSVMVCLATAYDGVVGIGSTEDTPAKDMAAISKKFIEAWK